A single region of the Pseudomonas solani genome encodes:
- the msrP gene encoding protein-methionine-sulfoxide reductase catalytic subunit MsrP — protein MLIRTPAASSSREDEVTPESIYLSRRAFMAGVGAAAALSSLPGQAAEAAAYADVEPANAPAWFSGKLQDARWQAITAGNEAVTPFKDATHYNNFYEFGTNKGDPSRYADKLSVEPWQVKIDGEVGKPGAYSLEDLLKPHRLEERIYRLRCVEGWSMVIPWLGFPLADLLQLVEPNGNAKFVRFETRLAPDEMAGVRSGFSLIDWPYIEGLRLDEAMHPLTLLAVGMYGRVLPNQNGAPLRLVVPWKYGFKSIKSIVRISLVAEQPKTTWEAIAPNEYGFYSNVNPEVDHPRWSQAHERRLPSGLFSPNVIPTRMFNGYDEVATLYSGLDLRKYY, from the coding sequence ATGCTGATCAGAACTCCCGCCGCGTCTTCCTCCCGGGAAGATGAAGTCACCCCTGAATCCATCTACCTCTCGCGTCGCGCCTTCATGGCGGGGGTGGGGGCTGCCGCCGCACTTTCTTCCCTTCCTGGTCAGGCTGCCGAGGCAGCAGCCTATGCCGATGTCGAGCCGGCTAACGCGCCTGCCTGGTTCTCGGGCAAGTTGCAGGATGCCCGTTGGCAGGCGATCACCGCCGGGAACGAGGCGGTGACGCCCTTCAAGGATGCCACCCACTACAACAACTTCTACGAATTCGGCACCAACAAGGGTGACCCTTCCCGCTACGCAGACAAGCTCAGCGTCGAACCCTGGCAGGTGAAGATCGATGGTGAAGTGGGTAAACCAGGCGCTTACTCGCTTGAAGACCTGCTGAAGCCTCATCGACTCGAAGAGCGCATCTACCGGCTGCGCTGCGTGGAGGGGTGGTCGATGGTCATCCCCTGGTTGGGCTTCCCGCTGGCGGATCTTTTGCAATTGGTGGAGCCCAACGGGAATGCGAAGTTCGTGCGTTTCGAGACACGGCTGGCTCCTGATGAGATGGCCGGCGTTCGTTCGGGCTTCTCGTTGATCGATTGGCCTTATATAGAAGGGCTGCGTTTGGATGAGGCGATGCATCCGCTCACGTTGCTGGCTGTTGGCATGTATGGACGTGTGCTGCCTAACCAGAATGGGGCACCGTTGCGTTTGGTGGTGCCGTGGAAGTATGGCTTCAAGAGCATCAAATCCATTGTGCGCATCAGCCTGGTGGCCGAGCAGCCGAAGACGACCTGGGAGGCTATTGCGCCCAACGAGTACGGTTTCTATTCCAATGTGAATCCTGAAGTGGATCATCCACGTTGGAGCCAGGCTCATGAGCGGCGTCTTCCCAGTGGCTTGTTCAGCCCTAACGTGATTCCGACGCGGATGTTCAATGGCTATGACGAGGTGGCCACTCTCTATAGCGGCCTCGATCTGCGGAAATACTACTGA
- a CDS encoding PqiB family protein, which yields MADLPKPKTKKTTNWSAIWVLPLIALGIGLWLGWKSMNDAGIDIKIYFENGEGIQVGKTQLMYKGIQVGKVTDLHVSEDINGVVATVEVLKEAEPYLSKETRFWLVRPRVSLAGVTGLETLVSGIYIAIDPVKGEPERKYHALSEPPPLSDNLPGLHLTLKAERLGSLEQGSPVYYRQIQVGQVKSYELAEDQRTVEIKVHIEQPYAQLVRKHTRFWNASGLNVTAGLSGVKIRTESLLSMAAGGIAFATPENRQDSPPTDSTIPFRLYDGFEAAEAGLKVMLRMEDVSGLNPGNTPVMYNGVQVGTLKKLDMDKNFAGATAELTMEPRTEEFLVEGTEFWTVKPSISLAGISGIEALVKGNYIAVRFAKSGTPTREFTARPKAPPLNTDAPGLHLVLTSDKLGSLDVGSPILYKQMRVGSVQSYQLSRDQQRVVVGVHIEPEFAKLVNESTRFWNVSGVSIKGGLSGVEVKSESLQTLLAGGISFSTPDSKATPVTKPRRFTLYDNENLALGKGTVVEVRMTQADGLREGTPVRFKGLDVGSVERITLADDLGGVVVTARITEAADRIARTGTQFWVVKPELGLVRTANLDTLVSGQYLEVQPASAKGPMQTKFTVLAEPPSAIAREEGLRIVLSTARRGSIKPGVVVSYREVPVGKVVRFELGKTADRVLIHVLIEPRYASLVRSGTRFWNASGVGIDAGLFKGVKVRTESLEALIEGGIAFATPDNAQMGAPAIPGQTFALHDELNEEWLKWAPKISIEK from the coding sequence ATGGCTGACCTGCCAAAGCCCAAGACGAAGAAAACCACCAACTGGTCGGCCATCTGGGTCCTGCCCCTGATCGCCCTCGGCATCGGCCTCTGGCTGGGCTGGAAGTCGATGAACGATGCCGGTATCGACATCAAGATCTACTTCGAGAACGGCGAAGGCATCCAGGTCGGCAAGACCCAGCTCATGTACAAGGGCATCCAGGTCGGCAAGGTCACCGACCTGCACGTCAGCGAAGACATCAATGGCGTCGTCGCCACGGTCGAAGTGCTCAAGGAAGCCGAGCCCTACCTGAGCAAGGAAACCCGTTTCTGGCTGGTACGCCCGCGCGTGTCCCTCGCCGGTGTCACCGGCCTGGAAACCCTGGTCTCCGGCATCTACATCGCCATCGACCCGGTGAAGGGCGAGCCCGAGCGCAAATACCATGCGCTGTCCGAGCCGCCGCCGCTCTCCGACAACCTGCCCGGCCTGCACCTCACCCTCAAGGCCGAGCGCCTCGGCTCCCTGGAGCAGGGCAGCCCCGTCTACTACCGGCAGATCCAGGTCGGCCAGGTGAAGAGCTACGAGCTGGCCGAAGACCAGCGCACGGTCGAGATCAAGGTGCACATCGAGCAACCCTACGCCCAGCTCGTGCGCAAGCACACGCGTTTCTGGAACGCCAGCGGCCTCAACGTCACCGCCGGCCTGTCCGGGGTGAAGATCCGCACCGAGTCGCTGCTCAGCATGGCCGCCGGCGGCATCGCCTTCGCCACGCCCGAGAACCGCCAGGACAGCCCGCCCACGGATTCCACCATCCCCTTCCGCCTCTACGACGGTTTCGAAGCCGCCGAAGCCGGCCTCAAGGTCATGCTGCGCATGGAAGACGTCAGCGGCCTCAACCCCGGCAACACCCCGGTCATGTACAACGGCGTCCAGGTCGGCACCCTGAAGAAGCTCGACATGGACAAGAACTTCGCCGGCGCCACCGCCGAGCTGACCATGGAGCCGCGCACCGAGGAGTTCCTGGTCGAAGGCACCGAGTTCTGGACGGTCAAGCCCTCCATCTCCCTCGCCGGCATCAGCGGTATCGAGGCCCTGGTCAAGGGCAACTACATCGCCGTGCGCTTCGCCAAGAGCGGTACGCCTACCCGCGAGTTCACCGCCCGCCCCAAGGCCCCGCCGCTGAACACCGATGCCCCCGGCCTGCACCTGGTGCTCACCAGCGACAAGCTCGGCTCCCTCGATGTCGGCAGCCCGATCCTCTACAAGCAGATGCGCGTCGGCAGCGTGCAGAGCTACCAGCTCTCCCGTGACCAGCAACGCGTCGTGGTTGGCGTCCACATCGAGCCGGAATTCGCCAAGCTGGTGAACGAATCCACCCGTTTCTGGAACGTCAGCGGCGTCAGCATCAAGGGCGGCCTGTCCGGTGTCGAGGTGAAGAGCGAGTCGCTGCAGACCCTCCTGGCCGGCGGCATCTCCTTCAGTACGCCGGATTCCAAGGCTACGCCGGTGACCAAGCCGCGTCGCTTCACCCTCTATGACAACGAGAACCTCGCCCTCGGCAAAGGCACGGTGGTCGAAGTCCGCATGACCCAGGCCGATGGCCTGCGCGAAGGCACGCCCGTGCGCTTCAAGGGCCTGGATGTCGGCAGCGTCGAGCGCATCACCCTGGCCGATGACCTGGGGGGCGTCGTGGTCACAGCACGTATCACCGAGGCCGCCGATCGCATCGCTCGCACCGGCACGCAGTTCTGGGTGGTCAAACCCGAGCTCGGCCTGGTGCGTACCGCCAACCTCGACACCCTGGTCAGCGGCCAGTACCTGGAAGTGCAGCCCGCCTCGGCCAAGGGCCCGATGCAGACCAAGTTCACCGTACTCGCCGAACCGCCGTCGGCCATTGCCCGCGAAGAAGGCCTGCGCATCGTCCTCAGCACCGCACGTCGTGGCTCCATCAAGCCCGGCGTGGTGGTCAGCTACCGCGAGGTCCCGGTGGGCAAGGTGGTGCGTTTCGAGCTGGGCAAGACCGCTGATCGCGTGCTCATCCACGTGCTCATTGAGCCGCGCTATGCCTCCCTGGTACGCAGCGGCACGCGCTTCTGGAATGCCAGCGGCGTGGGTATCGATGCCGGTCTGTTCAAGGGCGTGAAGGTACGCACCGAATCCCTGGAGGCGCTGATCGAGGGGGGCATTGCCTTCGCCACGCCGGACAACGCCCAGATGGGCGCGCCGGCCATCCCCGGGCAGACCTTCGCCCTGCATGACGAACTCAACGAAGAATGGCTGAAGTGGGCACCGAAGATATCCATCGAAAAGTGA
- the msrQ gene encoding protein-methionine-sulfoxide reductase heme-binding subunit MsrQ, whose amino-acid sequence MRYRLWRVAVFLAALVPPSLWVYQAWIFDLGPDPGKTLVDRLGLGALWLLLITLGMTPLQKLTGWGGWIAVRRQLGLWCFAYVVFHISAYAVFLLGLDLGQLAKDLSKRPYIIVGALAFFMLLVLAVTSNRYSIRKLGRRWKQLHRLVYLILGLALLHMLWVVRADMAEWAGYAIAGSALFALRLPVISRRLKRPVPGPAEKMTKRFQ is encoded by the coding sequence ATGCGCTATCGACTGTGGCGCGTGGCGGTTTTCCTGGCGGCGTTGGTTCCTCCTTCCCTATGGGTGTATCAGGCCTGGATCTTTGACCTGGGCCCGGACCCGGGAAAGACGCTTGTCGATCGCCTTGGACTCGGCGCGCTTTGGCTCCTGCTGATCACTCTTGGGATGACGCCATTGCAAAAGCTGACGGGATGGGGCGGCTGGATTGCCGTTCGCCGGCAGCTGGGGCTTTGGTGCTTCGCCTATGTGGTCTTCCATATAAGTGCCTACGCGGTATTCCTGCTTGGCCTGGATCTGGGCCAGTTGGCGAAAGACCTGAGTAAGCGCCCTTACATTATCGTGGGTGCACTGGCCTTCTTCATGCTTCTTGTCCTGGCGGTGACGTCCAACCGGTACAGCATTCGGAAGCTCGGTAGGCGCTGGAAGCAGCTGCATAGGCTCGTCTACCTGATTCTCGGGCTGGCCTTGTTGCATATGCTTTGGGTGGTGCGTGCGGATATGGCTGAGTGGGCGGGCTATGCCATTGCCGGGAGCGCGCTTTTTGCGCTGCGTCTGCCGGTAATCTCCCGGAGGCTCAAGCGGCCAGTTCCGGGGCCTGCAGAGAAGATGACGAAAAGATTTCAATAA
- the mksF gene encoding Mks condensin complex protein MksF, protein MSQERYGIRRFALLNTAGYSLGLFPLETPLSVYGANNLGKSASINALQFPILARMSDMSFGKYSLEQSRKFYFATDTSYILVEVSLPHGPHVIGVAGRGPGGGFGHQFFAYQGSLDLDHYQKNGTCLRQRELFNNLERGGIKAYELKPDELRRLLVGGHTSIPLDLTLIPLRSTSEQSLKTFRSLFINLLHMREITAAKLKQLFLDAFEHSLRSGSVDYIAATEEAFRDVRRMEQDYQALVAAGPLVEALANGVTQRETLRGKLHRLSPLLDNLLGTWHDYSGARREELVIQAEHYRNEQDGLQHEQRGGTQELMRLEREISEIQRWLGELAVLKNRFALVNDIKVLEQQLLAAKDAHDELAGALAQSRQFSSEDLEERLRDLEKRLKSVKQQLDHADNNSYSRLREEFSQADVDRLMRLFNGQLFSLPLGEKGIQLDKEDAWVKSLEAILDRFKGEHFQVPGLDIDLSSIEPPALQALADRAALRDQKDRLERELKQLKTQQSVASDRAASKAQAEQLYQAVLDAQKALEDFRKAQTLSAEEAGKMELLAQREAAQDDLKRSSDAFTERVQQLSAKLQLVGRQLADLEAKERTLEDALRRRQLLPADLPFGTPFTDPVDDSIDNLLPLLNDYQDTWQALQRIDGQIEALYAQVRLKGVAKFDSEDDTERRLQLLINAYAHRQDEALTLAKARRAAVTDIARTLRNIRSDYDNLEHQLALFNREINKRQVSNLQSFRIVLAPNKDALRHIDQIIHSAGQYEEGETLSVFDLSQSSEQDAKNEEAKEYLARLVAANGNQLGLKDLFELAFEITKVHGQPIIHTDIDGAASNGTTMTIKALTNMYLLLHLMDREQAGRIRLPYYLDEAADIDERNQQALIETSAQLGFTPILASVKPQVSADVAIDLEGGSGPNGIYIDEADWKFIKRREQASQQTPAASEEAEPA, encoded by the coding sequence ATGAGCCAGGAACGCTATGGCATCCGCCGCTTCGCCCTGCTGAACACCGCCGGTTACAGCCTCGGCCTGTTCCCGCTGGAAACCCCGCTGTCGGTCTACGGCGCCAACAACCTGGGTAAATCCGCGTCGATCAACGCGCTGCAGTTCCCCATCCTGGCGCGCATGTCGGACATGAGCTTCGGCAAGTACAGCCTGGAGCAGTCGCGCAAGTTCTACTTCGCCACCGACACCAGCTACATCCTGGTCGAAGTTTCCCTGCCCCACGGCCCCCATGTGATCGGTGTTGCCGGTCGCGGCCCGGGCGGCGGCTTCGGCCACCAGTTCTTCGCCTACCAGGGCAGCCTGGACCTGGATCACTACCAGAAGAACGGCACCTGCCTGCGTCAGCGCGAGCTGTTCAACAACCTCGAGCGCGGGGGCATCAAGGCCTACGAGCTGAAGCCGGATGAACTGCGCCGCCTGCTGGTGGGCGGTCACACGTCCATTCCGCTGGACCTGACGCTGATCCCGCTGCGCTCCACCAGCGAGCAGAGCCTGAAGACCTTCCGTTCGCTGTTCATCAACCTGCTGCACATGCGCGAGATCACCGCGGCAAAGCTCAAGCAGCTGTTCCTCGATGCCTTCGAGCACAGCCTGCGTTCAGGCAGCGTCGACTACATCGCCGCCACCGAGGAAGCCTTCCGCGACGTGCGTCGCATGGAACAGGACTACCAGGCCCTGGTGGCCGCCGGCCCGCTGGTGGAGGCGCTGGCCAACGGCGTGACCCAGCGCGAGACCCTGCGCGGCAAGCTGCACCGCCTTTCGCCCCTGCTGGATAACCTGCTGGGCACCTGGCACGACTACTCCGGCGCTCGCCGCGAAGAGCTGGTGATCCAGGCCGAGCACTACCGCAACGAGCAGGACGGCCTGCAGCACGAGCAACGCGGCGGCACCCAGGAGCTGATGCGTCTGGAGCGGGAAATCAGCGAGATCCAGCGCTGGCTGGGCGAGCTGGCGGTGCTGAAGAACCGCTTCGCCCTGGTCAACGACATCAAGGTGCTGGAGCAGCAATTGCTGGCCGCCAAGGACGCCCACGACGAACTGGCCGGCGCCCTGGCGCAATCCCGCCAGTTCTCCTCGGAGGATCTGGAAGAGCGTCTGCGCGACCTGGAGAAACGCCTGAAGTCGGTGAAGCAGCAGCTCGATCACGCCGACAACAACAGCTATTCGCGCCTGCGCGAAGAGTTCTCCCAGGCCGACGTCGACCGCCTGATGCGCCTGTTCAACGGCCAGTTGTTCAGCCTGCCCCTGGGCGAGAAAGGCATTCAGCTGGATAAAGAAGACGCCTGGGTGAAATCCCTGGAAGCCATTCTCGACCGCTTCAAGGGCGAGCACTTTCAGGTTCCCGGCCTGGATATCGACCTGTCCAGCATCGAACCGCCAGCCCTGCAGGCCCTGGCCGACCGCGCCGCCCTGCGCGACCAGAAGGACCGCCTGGAGCGCGAGCTGAAACAGCTCAAGACCCAGCAGTCGGTCGCCTCCGACCGCGCCGCGAGCAAGGCCCAGGCCGAGCAGCTTTACCAGGCCGTGCTGGATGCCCAGAAGGCCCTGGAAGACTTCCGCAAGGCCCAGACGCTGTCTGCCGAGGAAGCCGGCAAGATGGAGCTGCTGGCCCAGCGTGAAGCCGCGCAGGATGACCTCAAGCGCTCCAGCGATGCCTTTACCGAACGCGTTCAGCAGCTCTCCGCCAAGCTGCAGCTGGTGGGCCGCCAATTGGCTGACCTGGAGGCCAAGGAGCGCACCCTGGAAGACGCGCTGCGCCGTCGCCAGCTGCTGCCGGCCGACCTGCCCTTCGGCACCCCCTTCACCGACCCGGTGGACGACAGCATCGACAACCTGCTGCCGCTGCTCAACGACTACCAGGACACCTGGCAGGCGCTGCAGCGCATCGACGGCCAGATCGAGGCGCTCTACGCCCAGGTACGCCTGAAGGGCGTGGCCAAGTTCGACAGCGAGGACGACACCGAGCGCCGCCTGCAGCTTTTGATCAACGCCTACGCCCACCGTCAGGACGAAGCCCTGACCCTGGCCAAGGCGCGCCGTGCGGCGGTCACCGACATCGCCCGTACCTTGCGCAACATCCGCAGCGACTACGACAACCTGGAACACCAACTGGCGCTGTTCAACCGCGAGATCAACAAGCGCCAGGTGTCGAACCTGCAGAGCTTCCGCATCGTGCTGGCGCCGAACAAGGATGCGCTGCGCCATATCGACCAGATCATCCACAGCGCCGGCCAGTACGAGGAAGGCGAGACCCTGTCGGTGTTCGACCTGTCGCAATCCTCCGAGCAGGACGCGAAGAACGAGGAAGCCAAGGAATACCTGGCGCGCCTGGTGGCTGCCAATGGCAACCAGCTGGGCCTGAAGGACCTGTTCGAGCTGGCCTTCGAGATCACCAAGGTGCATGGCCAGCCGATCATCCACACGGACATCGATGGCGCCGCCTCCAACGGCACCACCATGACCATCAAGGCGCTGACCAACATGTACCTGCTGCTGCACCTGATGGACCGCGAGCAGGCCGGCCGCATCCGCCTCCCCTACTACCTGGACGAGGCAGCGGACATCGACGAGCGCAACCAGCAGGCGCTGATCGAGACCAGTGCCCAGTTGGGCTTCACGCCCATCCTGGCCTCGGTTAAGCCGCAGGTTTCGGCCGACGTGGCCATCGACCTGGAAGGGGGCAGCGGCCCCAATGGCATCTATATCGACGAGGCGGACTGGAAGTTCATCAAGCGCCGCGAGCAGGCCAGCCAGCAAACCCCGGCTGCCAGCGAGGAAGCCGAGCCGGCGTGA
- the mksE gene encoding Mks condensin complex protein MksE: MHLNLTEMTQLSAIFRELFKGYHLSRSEPECYAQLSTMQDQYRALFKALGFELVCDPRGFYYFVPEQMGAQVNKTAQRLALFTFILVEHLADQGRDPLSVLDGGSIGRDELPALLEKYRDLFLQAEVTTHEELEEKVIRRLTQLGFAEDSNGIYRFLPPMHRFLDVCLSVQHDRDLAANLHSSDLALQAPVLMDDEGEEPIISLEVDEPAAVESDEDALARAMAEERAAQEMDA, from the coding sequence ATGCATCTTAATCTCACCGAAATGACTCAGCTCTCGGCCATCTTCCGCGAGCTGTTCAAGGGCTATCACCTCTCGCGCAGCGAGCCGGAATGCTACGCCCAGCTGTCCACCATGCAGGACCAGTACCGCGCCCTGTTCAAGGCCCTCGGCTTCGAGCTGGTGTGCGACCCCCGTGGCTTCTATTACTTCGTGCCCGAGCAGATGGGCGCCCAGGTGAACAAGACCGCCCAGCGCCTGGCGCTGTTCACCTTCATCCTGGTGGAACACCTGGCCGACCAGGGCCGTGACCCGCTTTCCGTGCTCGACGGCGGCAGCATCGGCCGTGACGAACTGCCCGCGCTGCTGGAGAAGTACCGCGACTTGTTCCTGCAGGCCGAGGTGACCACCCATGAAGAGCTGGAGGAGAAGGTCATCCGCCGCCTCACCCAGCTCGGCTTCGCCGAGGACAGCAACGGTATCTACCGCTTCCTGCCGCCCATGCACCGCTTCCTCGATGTGTGCCTGTCGGTGCAGCACGACCGCGACCTGGCCGCCAACCTGCACAGCAGCGACCTGGCCCTGCAAGCGCCGGTGCTGATGGACGATGAGGGCGAGGAGCCCATCATTTCGCTGGAGGTCGATGAGCCGGCCGCCGTTGAATCCGATGAAGATGCCCTGGCCCGCGCCATGGCCGAAGAGCGCGCCGCGCAGGAGATGGACGCATGA
- the mksB gene encoding Mks condensin complex protein MksB, whose translation MIEPKRVLRALAEHWALLEPLCERFDAGTLSLAELRLQLGAQLPQGTPTDVTALLDQWIRLDILVPVAKSPNRFELNAQIHDFLAYLRREHRLGLCLEIEAYLRHLERLAGYIQEAFEIRDGNDLARQLRLLDMRVRDVLKKLDNDEQALVAVAERAKTSDRQIPLRQRYAEVLATWDEYVEPMIQLVAADGAFEQGVRRVEQVLLKLLGEQQRLGQLVDDDLLLRTHARILEMQTTAQLTLRKARELLLPLREEARRHNAVTRGAALALSVIRKKGLDAVPQAALPLFTRPQSTFLGSASQVEAYVYALARFEPKPAHFPKASSGRRGEAPRAPRTAREMIDRCEQALPLPDLMAWLLEQEPEGATDELLYWFSRLSRESRFQRDRLERRDYLTAEHQVSLSSFALIKSEKHAS comes from the coding sequence ATGATCGAACCCAAACGCGTTTTGCGCGCCCTCGCCGAACACTGGGCGCTGCTGGAGCCGCTGTGCGAGCGCTTCGATGCCGGCACCTTGAGCCTGGCCGAGCTGCGCTTGCAGCTCGGGGCCCAGTTGCCCCAGGGCACGCCCACGGACGTTACCGCGCTGCTCGACCAGTGGATCCGCCTGGACATCCTGGTGCCGGTGGCCAAGAGCCCCAACCGCTTCGAGCTGAACGCCCAGATCCACGACTTCCTCGCCTACCTGCGCCGTGAGCACCGCCTCGGCCTGTGCCTGGAGATCGAAGCCTATCTGCGCCACCTGGAGCGCCTGGCCGGCTACATCCAGGAAGCCTTCGAGATCCGCGACGGCAACGACCTGGCGCGCCAGCTGCGCCTGCTCGACATGCGCGTACGCGATGTATTGAAGAAGCTCGACAACGATGAACAGGCCCTGGTGGCCGTGGCCGAACGGGCCAAGACCAGCGACCGGCAGATCCCTCTGCGCCAGCGCTATGCCGAGGTCCTGGCGACCTGGGACGAGTACGTCGAGCCGATGATCCAGCTGGTGGCCGCCGATGGCGCCTTCGAGCAGGGCGTGCGCCGCGTCGAGCAGGTGCTGCTCAAGCTGCTCGGCGAACAGCAACGCCTCGGCCAACTGGTGGACGACGACCTGCTGCTGCGCACCCACGCGCGCATCCTGGAAATGCAGACCACCGCCCAGCTGACCCTGCGCAAGGCCCGCGAGCTGCTGCTGCCGCTGCGCGAGGAAGCGCGCCGGCACAACGCCGTGACCCGTGGTGCCGCCCTGGCGCTGTCGGTGATCCGCAAGAAGGGCCTGGATGCCGTGCCCCAGGCGGCACTGCCGCTGTTCACCCGGCCGCAGAGCACCTTCCTCGGCAGCGCCTCGCAGGTGGAGGCTTACGTCTACGCCTTGGCACGCTTCGAGCCGAAGCCGGCGCACTTCCCCAAGGCCTCCAGTGGCCGTCGTGGCGAAGCGCCGCGTGCACCGCGTACCGCCCGGGAAATGATCGACCGTTGCGAGCAGGCCCTGCCGCTGCCGGACCTCATGGCCTGGCTGCTGGAGCAGGAACCGGAAGGCGCCACCGACGAGCTGCTCTACTGGTTCTCCCGCCTCTCCCGCGAAAGCCGCTTCCAGCGTGACCGCCTGGAGCGCCGCGACTACCTCACCGCGGAGCATCAGGTCAGCCTGAGCTCCTTCGCCCTCATCAAGAGCGAAAAACATGCATCTTAA
- a CDS encoding paraquat-inducible protein A, with the protein MRALDAGILVCGDCHQLNRPGQDDEAPTCTRCGSRLHERRPNSLIRTWALLLTATILYIPANVLPIMTVNFFGNGSPSTIMEGVIELIHADMLPIALVVFTASILVPTFKLVGIALLLYSVQRHQPMSARQRILMYRFIEWIGRWSMLDIFVIAILVALVNFGNLASIEANPGAAAFASVVVLTMTAAVTFDPRLIWDNTDMDDENG; encoded by the coding sequence ATGAGAGCGCTTGATGCCGGCATCCTCGTCTGCGGTGACTGCCACCAACTGAATCGCCCGGGCCAGGACGACGAGGCCCCCACCTGCACCCGCTGCGGCTCGCGCCTCCATGAGCGTCGACCCAACAGCCTGATCCGCACCTGGGCGCTGCTGCTCACCGCCACCATCCTCTACATCCCGGCCAACGTGCTGCCGATCATGACGGTGAACTTCTTCGGCAACGGTTCGCCCTCCACCATCATGGAAGGCGTCATCGAACTGATCCACGCCGACATGCTGCCCATCGCCCTGGTGGTCTTCACCGCCAGCATCCTGGTGCCCACCTTCAAGCTCGTCGGCATCGCCCTGCTGCTTTACTCCGTGCAGAGGCACCAGCCCATGTCGGCCAGGCAACGCATCCTGATGTACCGCTTCATCGAATGGATCGGTCGCTGGTCCATGCTGGATATATTCGTCATCGCCATCCTCGTGGCGCTGGTGAACTTCGGCAACCTGGCCAGCATCGAAGCCAATCCCGGTGCGGCCGCCTTTGCCAGCGTCGTGGTCCTGACCATGACCGCAGCAGTAACCTTCGATCCCCGACTGATCTGGGACAACACCGATATGGACGACGAGAATGGCTGA
- a CDS encoding paraquat-inducible protein A: MPDSADLRPLSERPLEELVACPECDLLMHRQHVEEEHKACCPRCGYELIVHRAHMERRALALVLTALMLYVPANFLPIMKLNLLGQTTQDTIWSGVLGLYHSGMDGVAVLVFLCSMVIPLLKLLCQLAVLLCIRWQVMQGLGLQLYRLYHHMREWGMLEVYLMGILVSIVKLIDMADLHLGVGLACFIGLLLSQVWLEVTMSPHQVWDSLDAGGHANESA, encoded by the coding sequence ATGCCTGACTCGGCCGATCTCCGCCCGTTGTCCGAACGCCCTCTTGAGGAGTTGGTCGCCTGCCCGGAGTGCGACTTGCTGATGCATCGTCAGCACGTCGAAGAAGAACACAAGGCCTGCTGCCCGCGCTGTGGCTATGAACTCATCGTTCACCGTGCCCATATGGAGCGCCGCGCCCTGGCCTTGGTGCTGACCGCATTGATGCTCTACGTCCCGGCGAACTTCTTGCCGATCATGAAGCTCAACCTGCTCGGCCAGACAACCCAGGACACCATCTGGAGCGGCGTGCTCGGCCTCTACCACAGCGGTATGGATGGCGTAGCCGTCCTGGTCTTCCTCTGCAGCATGGTCATCCCGCTGCTGAAGCTGCTCTGCCAGCTCGCGGTGCTGCTGTGCATCCGCTGGCAGGTCATGCAGGGGCTTGGCCTGCAGCTCTATCGTCTTTATCACCATATGCGTGAGTGGGGGATGCTCGAGGTCTACCTGATGGGCATCCTGGTCAGCATCGTCAAACTCATCGATATGGCCGACCTGCACCTGGGCGTCGGCCTCGCCTGCTTCATCGGCCTGCTGCTGTCGCAGGTCTGGCTGGAAGTCACCATGTCTCCGCATCAGGTCTGGGACTCCCTCGACGCCGGAGGTCACGCCAATGAGAGCGCTTGA